A single genomic interval of Helianthus annuus cultivar XRQ/B chromosome 13, HanXRQr2.0-SUNRISE, whole genome shotgun sequence harbors:
- the LOC110898832 gene encoding zinc finger protein 11, with amino-acid sequence MDQSRFWIQKQQPCLNPHVLSSFGDSWEEQAFAEDATGPLGGCVWPPRSYTCSFCRREFRSAQALGGHMNVHRRDRARLKKISSSNNMNQVVNQPHTSFDICVLPNPNKICNPNLDLDHLHPLYSSSSSPRTSTVSIVRPFAFSFGQEHQKGTPILSCSKFEKPQKIFHLADMGNLDKGGTKVLESNFTTLKRNNQQIEVHLASELNTLVKRRCDREAHIFNSKDDEQDCFIFKKRRIDRGDEAESVVPLERSTNSSLETLDLELRLGDHRP; translated from the coding sequence ATGGATCAATCAAGATTTTGGATCCAAAAGCAACAACCGTGTTTGAATCCTCATGTCTTATCTTCTTTCGGCGATTCGTGGGAAGAACAAGCATTTGCAGAAGACGCAACCGGGCCACTTGGAGGGTGTGTATGGCCTCCAAGATCTTATACTTGTAGTTTTTGTAGAAGAGAGTTTCGGTCAGCTCAAGCTCTTGGTGGTCACATGAACGTGCATAGGAGAGATAGGGCTAGACTCAAGAAGATTTCAAGTTCAAACAACATGAATCAAGTTGTTAATCAACCTCATACATCTTTTGATATATGTGTGTTACCAAACCCTAATAAGATTTGTAACCCTAATTTGGACTTGGATCATTTGCATCCTCtctattcatcttcttcttctcctaGAACTTCTACAGTTTCGATTGTTCGTCCTTTCGCTTTCTCTTTTGGTCAAGAACATCAAAAGGGTACCCCTATATTATCATGCTCCAAGTTTGAAAAACCTCAAAAAATATTTCATTTAGCTGATATGGGAAATCTTGATAAGGGTGGTACTAAAGTTCTTGAATCAAATTTCACAACTTTAAAGAGGAATAATCAGCAGATTGAGGTTCATTTAGCAAGTGAATTGAATACACTTGTTAAAAGAAGATGTGATAGAGAGGCACATATCTTTAACAGCAAGGATGATGAACAAGATTGTTTCATCTTTAAGAAGAGGCGAATAGACCGCGGAGATGAAGCTGAATCAGTTGTGCCACTTGAACGTAGCACAAACTCGAGTTTAGAGACTTTGGATCTTGAGTTAAGGCTCGGTGATCATCGGCCTTAA